The proteins below are encoded in one region of Amorphus orientalis:
- a CDS encoding TRAP transporter substrate-binding protein: MQMTRLAAAAALAAALSASGPAFAQIKVALDSPPSVEESGSYAWANAFTTYLNANGLEAEEYERGALGGDDELFDQVSQGLLEVSMSPLGITTSVDDLIYGLRLPYFFESMEEVDRALYEGGMLEKINEKLTPSGVRVLAVDTVGQPVGIFNTKHPVNQMSDMSDLRMRALDESQIELYKAWGTTGTIVSWAEVPNALQTGVADGYLNPPIVPLLFGHTDFIKYFTDAKISPSLRVAIASEDWYQGLSDADRKTVDAAVEAANKANRDWLKQQGGTFDRLKEAGVEITELSPEAREAFEKASATTYDSGLLTAEQVEMWKAAKGE; encoded by the coding sequence ATGCAGATGACCCGTCTTGCCGCCGCGGCGGCCCTTGCCGCCGCCCTCTCGGCGTCCGGCCCGGCCTTCGCCCAGATCAAGGTCGCCCTGGACAGTCCGCCCAGCGTGGAGGAGTCCGGCAGCTACGCCTGGGCGAACGCCTTCACGACATATCTGAACGCCAACGGCCTGGAGGCCGAGGAATACGAGCGCGGTGCGCTCGGTGGCGACGACGAACTGTTTGACCAGGTCTCCCAGGGGCTCCTGGAGGTGTCGATGTCGCCGCTCGGCATCACGACCTCCGTCGACGATCTCATCTACGGCCTGCGCCTTCCCTACTTCTTCGAAAGCATGGAGGAGGTCGACCGCGCGCTCTACGAGGGCGGCATGCTGGAGAAGATCAACGAGAAGCTGACGCCCAGCGGCGTGCGCGTGCTGGCCGTCGATACGGTCGGTCAGCCGGTCGGCATCTTCAACACCAAGCATCCCGTCAATCAGATGTCGGACATGTCGGACCTGCGCATGCGCGCGCTCGATGAGAGCCAGATCGAGCTCTACAAGGCCTGGGGCACGACCGGCACGATCGTCAGCTGGGCGGAGGTGCCGAACGCGCTTCAGACGGGTGTCGCCGACGGCTATCTGAACCCGCCGATCGTGCCGCTGCTGTTCGGCCACACCGACTTCATCAAGTACTTCACCGACGCGAAGATCTCGCCCTCGCTGCGCGTCGCGATCGCCTCTGAGGACTGGTACCAGGGGCTGTCCGACGCCGACCGCAAGACCGTCGATGCCGCCGTCGAGGCGGCCAACAAGGCCAACCGGGACTGGCTGAAGCAGCAGGGCGGCACCTTCGACCGGCTGAAGGAGGCCGGCGTTGAGATCACCGAGCTGTCGCCGGAGGCCCGGGAAGCGTTCGAAAAGGCGTCCGCCACGACCTATGACAGCGGGCTGTTGACCGCCGAACAGGTCGAAATGTGGAAAGCCGCGAAGGGCGAGTGA
- a CDS encoding TRAP transporter small permease, which yields MRRVRAVATLTRLSDGLNRLALIGAVLALVVMAGSAGYQVIARYIFDSPPIWTEELARRAMVWAGMLGASVAFHERSDPTLFPGLARTVGNLGRLLAVIRGVGVTVFALPVLYYSLFGPNWTLARGFLGRSLGREAEMLAVPMIWFTAAVPAAFLIILVHLAASLTQYLVTGAPPDERHHAEDEPA from the coding sequence GTGAGGCGCGTGCGGGCGGTCGCCACTCTCACCCGTCTCTCCGACGGTCTCAATCGGCTGGCGCTGATCGGGGCCGTGCTCGCACTCGTCGTGATGGCGGGGTCGGCGGGCTATCAGGTGATCGCCCGTTACATCTTTGATTCGCCGCCGATCTGGACCGAGGAGCTGGCGCGAAGGGCCATGGTGTGGGCCGGCATGCTGGGGGCCTCGGTCGCCTTCCACGAGCGGTCGGATCCGACGCTGTTTCCAGGGCTGGCCCGAACCGTCGGCAATCTCGGCCGGCTTCTGGCGGTGATCCGGGGTGTCGGCGTCACCGTCTTCGCGCTGCCGGTGCTCTACTATTCGCTGTTCGGACCGAACTGGACCCTTGCCCGCGGCTTTCTCGGGCGCAGCCTCGGCCGCGAGGCGGAAATGCTCGCCGTGCCGATGATCTGGTTCACCGCGGCGGTGCCCGCGGCTTTCCTGATCATCCTGGTCCACCTCGCCGCCTCCCTCACTCAGTATCTTGTAACCGGTGCCCCGCCCGACGAGCGGCACCATGCCGAAGACGAGCCCGCATGA